A stretch of the Chitinophaga sp. Cy-1792 genome encodes the following:
- a CDS encoding TlpA disulfide reductase family protein: MKRLIPILLCGGLLTAGAAGAQQKNNADTLQQYYRKLAMGNDQDKALLENKMYALLKTAKKEDDYSTAANMFFAMKKNKISDSILVVAKKRYPAGALVRTDSVQTVYNEKDPVKKEALYKAWVKKFPPEKFGPDRIVYDYARNSVASEYAVADNVAKAVEYANMTETDVWKGEGWAGVANRLAKNKHYTEAAELMKKAIDLSYSYRTVKKDAYGAQFAATGYPGYLSSYVNMLFEQKQYDSALVYIKRAIDAENPVRPGVNETYAKILLYKGDYAEAFSRLSAIGAAGMLNGNSKKMLEEAYAKVRGNGGFDAYVDSLKGGLDAKMREEFAAKIINETAPDFVLKDVDGNTVKLSDLKGKTVVLDFWATWCGPCKASFPAMKKAQEKFKNDPNVKFLFVHTWEKDDKAIVNAKQFVTSNNYPFEVLMDLKDPATGVNKVVESYKVTGIPTKFVIDKAGNIRFRFTGFSGGDDAAVAEVAAMISLAK, encoded by the coding sequence ATGAAAAGACTAATTCCCATTTTATTATGCGGTGGCCTGCTGACGGCAGGTGCCGCCGGGGCACAGCAGAAAAATAATGCTGACACCCTGCAGCAATACTATCGTAAACTGGCAATGGGCAATGATCAGGACAAAGCCCTGCTGGAAAACAAGATGTATGCATTGCTGAAGACTGCTAAGAAAGAAGATGATTATAGCACTGCTGCCAATATGTTCTTCGCCATGAAGAAAAACAAAATCAGTGATTCTATTTTGGTGGTGGCTAAGAAACGATATCCTGCAGGTGCATTGGTTCGCACCGATTCTGTGCAGACGGTCTATAATGAAAAAGATCCTGTAAAGAAAGAAGCGCTGTATAAAGCCTGGGTTAAAAAATTCCCGCCGGAGAAATTCGGTCCGGACAGGATCGTGTATGACTATGCCCGTAACAGTGTAGCTTCTGAGTATGCAGTGGCAGACAATGTAGCTAAAGCAGTAGAATATGCTAACATGACTGAAACAGATGTATGGAAAGGCGAAGGCTGGGCAGGTGTTGCCAACAGGTTGGCGAAGAATAAGCATTATACAGAAGCAGCTGAACTGATGAAAAAAGCCATTGATCTGTCTTACAGCTATCGTACGGTGAAGAAGGATGCTTATGGTGCTCAGTTTGCCGCAACCGGCTATCCTGGTTACCTGTCATCTTATGTAAATATGCTGTTCGAACAAAAGCAGTATGATTCGGCACTGGTATATATCAAACGTGCAATAGACGCTGAAAATCCGGTACGGCCAGGCGTAAACGAAACCTATGCGAAGATCCTGCTTTATAAAGGTGACTATGCAGAGGCTTTCAGTCGCCTGTCTGCTATTGGCGCTGCCGGTATGCTGAACGGCAACAGTAAGAAAATGCTGGAAGAGGCATATGCCAAAGTGCGTGGCAACGGTGGTTTTGATGCCTATGTTGATTCGCTGAAAGGTGGATTGGATGCTAAGATGCGTGAAGAATTTGCAGCAAAGATCATCAACGAAACAGCACCTGATTTCGTGTTGAAAGATGTGGATGGCAATACCGTTAAGCTGTCGGACCTGAAAGGAAAAACAGTAGTGCTGGACTTCTGGGCTACCTGGTGTGGCCCATGTAAGGCATCTTTCCCTGCTATGAAAAAAGCACAGGAGAAATTTAAGAATGATCCGAATGTGAAGTTTTTATTTGTACATACCTGGGAAAAAGATGATAAAGCCATTGTTAATGCAAAGCAATTTGTGACCAGCAATAACTATCCGTTTGAGGTGCTGATGGATTTGAAAGATCCTGCTACCGGCGTCAATAAAGTGGTGGAAAGCTACAAGGTGACAGGTATTCCAACAAAGTTTGTGATTGACAAAGCTGGGAACATCCGTTTCCGCTTTACAGGTTTCAGTGGTGGCGATGATGCAGCTGTTGCGGAAGTAGCGGCGATGATTTCATTGGCGAAATAA
- a CDS encoding peptidase domain-containing ABC transporter: MSFPFYQQYDVMDCGPTCLRMIAKYYGRSIRQEQLRSYCQISKEGVSLLGISEAAERIGLRTLAARITFDQLQHELILPCIVYWKQSHFIVVYKVSSSYIFVADPAHGKLKLKHSEFMAGWSPHNMSNEGIGAVLAIEPTLEFKSATYEKDNQDTRIGVRKGIDYLLQHRQMFFLLLIGLLLISLFQVVTPFLAQAIVDVGIATSDMNLVMLILLGQAMILVGMTVMEFLRSWTLLHVSGRINLTLLTDFFVKLMKLPLSYFDVKQVGDISQRMNDHRRIESFMSGTLVSAVFALVNFVVFTFLIISYDVTIFVTFLIGNLLYFLWIFMFAKVRKKLDYQKFDNGAEGQNATIEIIQGMQEIRLNNCEKTKRWKWEMIQARAYRINIRSMVVDQIQQGGALFINQGRNIITTFLTAKAVIDGRLTLGGMVAIQYIIGQLNSPFQQMIQLTQSLQFAKISLDRVNEIHALVDEEQHESLLSNELPSRLDLTIRNLHFKYPGAGNEDVLQNLNILIPQGKTTAIVGLSGSGKTTLLKLLLKIYNPTAGDIKLGNGRLSDVNSSVWRRNCGVVMQDGYIFSDTIAANISISDEMTDMERVKLAAQTACIDEFIESLPLGYNTKIGGNGNGISAGQKQRILIARAVYKNPAFIFLDEATNALDAINEAKILDNLKNFFIGKTVVVVAHRLSTVKNANQIVVMVKGQIIEQGTHEELTAAHGNYYALVKEQLALGN, from the coding sequence ATGAGTTTCCCATTTTATCAACAATATGATGTGATGGATTGTGGCCCGACATGTCTGAGAATGATTGCAAAATACTATGGTCGATCAATCAGGCAGGAACAATTAAGGTCATACTGTCAAATTTCAAAAGAAGGAGTTTCTTTATTAGGGATTAGTGAGGCTGCCGAGAGGATTGGCCTTAGGACACTTGCTGCCCGAATTACATTTGATCAGCTGCAACATGAATTGATACTTCCTTGTATAGTGTATTGGAAGCAGTCACATTTCATCGTTGTATATAAGGTTTCTTCCTCCTATATTTTTGTGGCCGATCCTGCACATGGAAAATTAAAACTAAAGCATAGTGAATTTATGGCCGGATGGAGCCCGCATAATATGTCAAATGAGGGCATAGGTGCGGTTTTGGCAATTGAGCCAACACTTGAATTCAAATCTGCAACATACGAAAAGGATAACCAGGATACTCGCATAGGGGTGAGGAAGGGGATAGATTACCTGTTGCAGCATCGCCAAATGTTTTTTCTCCTACTTATCGGATTGTTGCTAATTAGTCTGTTTCAGGTTGTTACACCTTTTTTAGCCCAGGCAATTGTGGACGTAGGTATTGCTACGTCAGATATGAACCTGGTAATGTTGATATTGTTAGGTCAGGCAATGATTCTGGTCGGAATGACCGTCATGGAGTTTTTACGAAGTTGGACATTGTTGCATGTTAGTGGCAGGATTAATCTCACTTTGCTGACGGATTTTTTTGTGAAGTTGATGAAGCTTCCATTGTCCTATTTTGATGTAAAGCAGGTGGGAGATATTTCACAACGGATGAATGATCACCGGAGAATAGAGTCATTTATGTCGGGTACGCTGGTAAGTGCCGTTTTCGCTCTTGTTAACTTTGTTGTATTTACCTTCCTGATCATTTCTTATGATGTTACAATATTTGTGACTTTTCTGATAGGTAACCTGTTATATTTCCTTTGGATATTCATGTTTGCAAAAGTTAGAAAGAAACTGGATTACCAAAAGTTTGATAATGGTGCTGAAGGCCAGAATGCGACGATAGAAATTATTCAGGGAATGCAAGAAATCAGGTTGAATAATTGTGAGAAGACAAAAAGATGGAAGTGGGAGATGATTCAGGCAAGAGCATACCGAATTAATATACGTTCGATGGTTGTTGATCAAATACAACAAGGAGGAGCACTTTTTATTAATCAGGGCCGAAATATTATCACCACTTTTCTTACCGCCAAAGCAGTCATTGATGGTAGACTGACTTTAGGAGGTATGGTAGCTATTCAATATATAATTGGGCAATTGAATAGTCCATTCCAACAAATGATTCAATTAACACAATCACTTCAGTTTGCCAAGATTAGCCTGGACAGAGTAAATGAAATACATGCATTGGTGGATGAAGAGCAGCATGAGTCACTGCTGTCTAATGAACTTCCTTCCCGTTTGGATTTGACAATTAGAAACTTGCATTTTAAATATCCAGGTGCGGGGAATGAAGATGTTCTTCAAAATTTGAATATTCTGATCCCACAAGGTAAAACAACTGCTATCGTTGGCCTTAGCGGAAGTGGTAAAACAACGCTATTAAAGCTACTGTTGAAAATTTATAATCCTACTGCAGGTGACATTAAATTAGGTAATGGCAGACTGTCCGATGTTAACAGTAGTGTCTGGCGCCGGAATTGTGGAGTAGTTATGCAAGATGGTTACATATTTTCTGATACAATTGCCGCCAATATTAGTATATCGGATGAAATGACAGATATGGAAAGAGTGAAACTGGCGGCGCAAACAGCATGCATAGATGAATTTATTGAGTCGCTGCCATTGGGTTATAATACTAAGATCGGAGGTAACGGAAATGGAATAAGTGCCGGGCAGAAGCAAAGGATATTAATAGCAAGGGCTGTTTATAAAAACCCCGCGTTTATTTTTCTTGATGAAGCTACTAATGCATTAGATGCTATTAATGAGGCAAAAATACTTGATAATCTTAAGAACTTTTTTATTGGTAAAACAGTGGTGGTGGTTGCACATAGGTTGAGTACCGTCAAAAATGCAAATCAGATAGTTGTAATGGTGAAAGGTCAGATCATAGAACAAGGGACACATGAAGAACTGACTGCCGCCCACGGGAATTATTATGCGCTCGTAAAAGAACAACTTGCTTTAGGGAATTAA
- a CDS encoding HlyD family secretion protein, protein MPIQPRSTNINSFQSEDVQDIVGKPPRGLLRWGILGFLFVVVLLFITTLFVKYADTIPAAFKLTSWNSPKAVVSRVSGRIMHTAVERNQMVKKGQVLAYMESVADHEEVLMLSNELNTIWNLGQDGKWGEISIEPGKYKNLGEIQTSYNAFYTVYIKVHMILGDGLFEARRKLLCQEISSNDELRESIYRQQQLYDTEYNVALQDLKMKEMLYEDKVIAPTELRMEQSKMLQRKIPMESVSSSLISNTINKLSKKKELLQMESDLVQLKYDFMQALTTLSTEIATWKKLYLLVAPIDGRIVMRDQVQEKQEVLSGDDIFYVAPACSNYFGILKMQQESFGKIAVGQAVLIRLSSFPFQEYGKLKGVVSSIGDIPDKDGQFSVIVTLPPHLRTDRNMDIPFRDGLIADAEVVTKTEPILYKFLYAMKKVFDAGKLREKKKPAKGEGA, encoded by the coding sequence ATGCCTATTCAACCAAGGTCAACAAATATAAATAGTTTTCAAAGTGAAGACGTTCAGGATATTGTAGGAAAGCCGCCAAGAGGACTTTTGCGTTGGGGTATTCTGGGGTTTCTATTTGTTGTGGTACTACTATTTATTACAACGTTGTTTGTTAAGTATGCTGATACCATTCCTGCTGCATTTAAATTGACCAGTTGGAATAGCCCTAAGGCTGTTGTAAGCCGTGTTAGTGGTAGAATTATGCATACAGCCGTAGAGCGAAATCAAATGGTGAAGAAAGGCCAGGTATTGGCCTATATGGAATCTGTAGCTGATCATGAAGAAGTCTTAATGCTATCAAATGAGTTAAATACTATATGGAATTTAGGACAAGACGGAAAGTGGGGGGAGATTTCAATAGAACCTGGAAAGTATAAGAACCTCGGAGAAATCCAGACATCATACAATGCCTTTTACACGGTATACATCAAGGTTCATATGATTCTTGGGGATGGACTGTTTGAAGCCCGCAGAAAATTGCTTTGTCAGGAAATTAGTAGTAACGATGAACTCAGGGAAAGTATTTATCGTCAGCAGCAGTTATATGATACTGAGTACAATGTAGCATTACAGGATCTTAAAATGAAAGAAATGCTATATGAAGATAAAGTTATAGCACCCACCGAATTAAGGATGGAGCAGTCTAAGATGCTGCAACGAAAAATTCCAATGGAAAGCGTATCGTCTTCTTTAATATCGAATACAATAAATAAACTGTCCAAAAAGAAAGAGCTGTTGCAAATGGAGAGTGATCTGGTGCAGTTAAAATATGATTTTATGCAGGCACTGACAACTTTGTCCACAGAAATAGCTACATGGAAGAAGCTCTATCTTTTGGTGGCACCAATTGATGGCAGGATAGTAATGCGTGATCAGGTTCAGGAGAAACAAGAAGTGCTGTCAGGGGACGATATCTTCTATGTTGCTCCTGCATGTTCCAATTATTTTGGAATACTTAAAATGCAACAGGAAAGCTTCGGTAAAATAGCGGTAGGGCAAGCAGTGTTAATCAGATTGTCGAGCTTTCCTTTTCAGGAGTATGGGAAGCTGAAGGGGGTTGTTTCGTCTATAGGTGATATTCCGGATAAAGATGGACAGTTTTCGGTGATAGTTACTTTGCCTCCACATTTAAGAACAGATAGAAATATGGACATTCCTTTTCGGGATGGCTTAATTGCCGACGCAGAAGTGGTGACAAAGACAGAACCCATTTTATATAAATTTCTCTATGCAATGAAAAAGGTATTTGATGCAGGTAAGCTGAGAGAAAAGAAAAAACCGGCTAAAGGTGAAGGGGCATAA
- a CDS encoding vitamin K epoxide reductase family protein, with the protein MSIFLLNKLENHNCVNVTRALAQCFKLNITQTLLSNKLGEHPEFPSLLSISDTLMHLNVDNITIQGRREELLKYPTPFLTQVNAGVGSMFTVIKSITDEKVVYSAFTSQKWKEISLDDFLETWTPVVTFVEPLDQAGEINYKENRRTEIKKQILNIAPIAILIFALLATISNKFYTNGISAWINALFMLSKFAGTAVSFLILSYGLNKENSTLQKYCQSGEHINCEAVMNSGAAKIGGFISMGEAAFFYFCGGMIMLLFSGLTAESIGILSLLSLTTIPVITFSLYYQWRVIKQWCSFCLVIISILVMEVVLSCYSASTNLDWSKVNWISFLLSFAIPSLSWLLVRDVFLSSQQSVATKTELTRLKTNQTVFENMSVRQKYIGDTAKGLGILLGSNNPRHVITKVCNPYCPPCAKSHSDIEELLSLGDDIQVQIIFTASNDITDVKRSPAIHLVAIARLNDTALLKDALHDWYSNKYTSYTAFAAVYNMVDDLDSYGPELDKMKSWCNEIEINFTPTFFINGYQLPDIYTIADVKNFVV; encoded by the coding sequence ATGTCCATTTTTTTGCTAAACAAATTGGAGAATCACAACTGTGTGAATGTTACCCGAGCGCTCGCACAATGCTTTAAATTGAATATCACACAGACGTTACTGTCAAATAAATTAGGTGAACATCCGGAGTTTCCGAGTTTACTCAGTATTAGTGATACTTTAATGCATTTAAATGTTGATAATATTACCATTCAGGGTAGACGAGAAGAATTGTTGAAGTACCCGACACCATTTCTGACACAGGTAAATGCCGGAGTAGGTAGTATGTTTACCGTAATCAAAAGCATCACGGATGAAAAGGTGGTGTATTCGGCTTTTACTTCCCAGAAGTGGAAGGAAATTTCGTTGGATGATTTTTTAGAAACGTGGACGCCTGTTGTTACGTTTGTTGAGCCTTTGGATCAAGCTGGGGAAATTAACTATAAGGAAAATAGAAGAACTGAAATTAAGAAGCAGATATTGAACATTGCTCCAATTGCTATATTGATATTTGCTCTTTTGGCAACAATTTCCAATAAGTTTTATACCAATGGAATTTCGGCATGGATAAATGCTTTATTTATGTTGTCGAAATTTGCAGGAACGGCAGTGTCTTTTTTAATTTTGTCGTACGGTCTTAATAAGGAGAATTCAACGCTCCAGAAGTATTGTCAGTCTGGAGAGCATATTAATTGCGAGGCTGTCATGAATTCCGGTGCCGCAAAAATTGGCGGCTTTATTTCAATGGGAGAGGCGGCCTTTTTCTATTTCTGTGGTGGAATGATAATGTTGCTTTTCTCTGGTTTGACTGCTGAGTCCATTGGTATACTGTCTTTATTAAGTCTGACCACCATACCTGTGATAACATTTTCCTTGTACTATCAGTGGAGGGTTATTAAACAATGGTGTTCCTTTTGCTTAGTGATAATTTCTATCCTTGTTATGGAGGTTGTTCTTTCATGTTATTCAGCCTCAACTAATTTGGACTGGAGTAAAGTTAATTGGATTTCATTTTTGTTGTCATTCGCCATTCCTTCCCTTTCATGGCTGCTTGTCAGAGATGTTTTTTTATCGTCACAGCAGTCTGTAGCCACTAAAACAGAGTTGACCCGGTTAAAAACAAATCAAACTGTTTTTGAAAATATGTCGGTTCGCCAGAAATATATTGGCGATACAGCAAAGGGATTGGGCATTCTCCTGGGTAGTAACAACCCACGTCATGTCATAACTAAAGTGTGTAATCCATATTGTCCGCCATGTGCGAAATCCCATTCCGACATTGAAGAATTACTTTCATTGGGAGATGATATTCAGGTACAGATTATTTTTACGGCCTCTAATGATATAACAGATGTAAAAAGATCACCTGCAATACATCTGGTAGCAATCGCGCGTCTAAATGATACGGCCTTACTCAAAGATGCATTACATGATTGGTATTCCAATAAATATACGAGCTATACTGCATTTGCAGCGGTCTATAATATGGTGGATGACCTGGATTCGTATGGGCCTGAGTTAGATAAAATGAAATCGTGGTGTAATGAGATAGAAATCAATTTTACACCTACATTTTTTATAAATGGATATCAACTTCCTGATATCTACACTATTGCTGATGTGAAAAATTTTGTCGTATAA
- a CDS encoding DUF1877 family protein: MSLFKHNYSMAQTATIYKLQVSAFLRLSTSEKGTPPWKFAISDTSFPKTFMALEYLINKATGNEHMALVREIFTPSCALNHVDFNVEEITDDLLNAVDYVLPFIPPSMVTEINNLLETISASAILDCYRPEELNANHIYPEFWLTEHITILIPDFEALKDIFRSASENEYYLLSTIE, translated from the coding sequence ATGTCATTATTCAAACACAACTATTCAATGGCACAAACGGCAACCATCTATAAATTGCAGGTATCTGCATTCCTGCGGCTCTCTACCAGTGAGAAAGGTACGCCCCCGTGGAAGTTTGCCATCAGCGACACCAGCTTCCCCAAAACCTTTATGGCACTCGAATACCTGATCAACAAGGCTACCGGCAACGAACATATGGCCCTGGTAAGAGAAATATTCACCCCCTCCTGCGCCCTCAACCATGTAGATTTTAATGTAGAAGAAATTACCGACGACCTGCTCAACGCAGTAGATTATGTACTGCCATTCATCCCTCCTTCCATGGTAACAGAAATAAACAACCTGCTGGAAACAATTTCCGCCAGCGCCATCCTCGACTGCTACCGCCCGGAAGAACTCAATGCAAATCACATCTACCCGGAATTCTGGTTAACAGAACATATCACCATCCTTATCCCCGACTTCGAAGCTTTAAAAGATATCTTCCGCTCTGCCAGTGAAAATGAATATTACCTGCTGAGTACTATCGAATAG
- a CDS encoding lectin gives MIRKLQLLFVTLVFIISGCNKQEANTLQSLNGNKKAGLATVGSPVGDVVGKITVGYQGWFAATGDGSPINAWWHWTQNWGASPSSSNNGIKSWPDVRDYTTTYPTAWANLNNGSTANLFSSFNDQTVNTQFSWMQQNNIDCAALQRFNPTGGEGPVRDAITAKVKTAAETYGRKFYIMYDASGWTNMQTEMKADWTNKMSAYTSSSAYAKQNGKPVVCIWGFGFNDDNHPWSASVCLDVINWFKSQGCYVIGGVPTHWRDGNSDSRAGYISVYNAFNMLSPWMIGRIGNVSDVDNFYTNVQTQDQSYCNSNGIDYQPCVLPGDLQEHQRVHGDFMWRQFYNMTRLGAQAIYISMFDEYNEGNQIAKTAPNSSLIPAGSGFVTLDEDGTACSSDYYLRLTGDGGKMFKGQIALTATRPTAPIVGGTSIPAPYGSVITLKSSNNLYVSSEDATTHMNANRTVAQGWEQFTVVNPGTSGKVTLQNSGYYVCSENGTQAMNCNRTAIGPWEQFDWIDNGDGTISLRGNNGAYVSSEGGTANMTCTRTTITATEKFRVNQ, from the coding sequence ATGATACGCAAGCTTCAACTGCTATTCGTAACCCTTGTATTCATCATTTCCGGCTGTAACAAACAGGAAGCCAATACCCTTCAATCATTAAACGGTAACAAAAAAGCGGGCCTGGCCACAGTAGGCTCTCCTGTAGGCGACGTAGTAGGCAAAATCACCGTCGGCTACCAGGGATGGTTCGCCGCTACCGGCGATGGCTCCCCCATCAACGCCTGGTGGCACTGGACACAAAACTGGGGCGCCTCCCCTTCTTCTTCCAATAATGGTATCAAATCATGGCCTGATGTACGCGACTATACCACCACCTACCCCACCGCATGGGCAAATCTGAACAACGGCAGCACCGCCAACCTGTTCTCTTCTTTTAACGACCAGACAGTAAACACGCAATTTTCCTGGATGCAGCAAAATAATATCGACTGTGCTGCATTACAGCGTTTTAATCCTACCGGCGGCGAAGGCCCCGTACGCGATGCCATCACCGCAAAAGTGAAAACAGCCGCAGAAACATATGGCCGCAAATTTTATATCATGTACGACGCCAGCGGCTGGACCAATATGCAAACAGAAATGAAGGCCGACTGGACAAATAAAATGTCTGCATACACGTCCTCATCTGCCTATGCAAAACAAAATGGTAAACCAGTGGTATGTATCTGGGGTTTCGGGTTCAATGATGACAACCACCCATGGTCTGCCAGTGTATGCCTGGACGTTATTAACTGGTTCAAAAGCCAGGGCTGCTACGTCATTGGCGGTGTACCCACCCACTGGCGCGACGGCAACAGCGACTCCAGGGCCGGCTATATCTCTGTTTATAACGCATTCAACATGCTTTCCCCATGGATGATAGGCCGTATCGGTAATGTATCAGATGTAGATAATTTCTATACCAACGTACAAACACAGGACCAGAGCTATTGCAACAGCAATGGCATCGACTATCAACCTTGTGTGCTTCCCGGCGACCTCCAGGAGCACCAGCGTGTGCACGGCGATTTCATGTGGCGTCAGTTCTATAACATGACCCGCCTCGGTGCACAAGCTATCTATATTTCCATGTTTGATGAGTACAACGAGGGCAACCAGATCGCTAAAACTGCGCCTAACAGCTCACTCATCCCTGCCGGTTCCGGCTTTGTAACACTGGATGAAGATGGTACTGCCTGCAGCTCCGACTACTACCTCCGCCTCACCGGCGATGGTGGCAAAATGTTTAAAGGCCAGATAGCACTAACGGCTACACGCCCTACAGCGCCTATAGTTGGCGGCACCAGCATCCCGGCGCCCTATGGCAGCGTCATCACACTGAAAAGCTCCAACAATCTGTATGTAAGCAGTGAAGATGCCACCACGCATATGAACGCCAACCGCACCGTAGCACAGGGCTGGGAACAGTTTACCGTTGTCAATCCCGGCACCAGCGGCAAAGTAACCCTGCAAAACAGCGGCTACTACGTTTGCTCCGAAAACGGTACCCAGGCCATGAACTGTAACAGAACAGCCATCGGCCCATGGGAACAGTTCGACTGGATCGATAACGGCGATGGCACCATTTCCCTGCGCGGCAATAACGGCGCCTACGTCAGCAGCGAAGGCGGTACCGCCAACATGACCTGCACCCGTACCACCATCACCGCAACGGAGAAATTCAGGGTCAACCAATAA